In Corticium candelabrum chromosome 1, ooCorCand1.1, whole genome shotgun sequence, the genomic stretch gacaggcagacgaacgacggacagacagaaagacagacagacagacatacaaataggacagacatgcagacatacagatggagagacagacagactatggacagacagacagacgatggacagatgacagacagacaggcagacagatggacagacatacaaatagaaaggcagacaaacaggcaaatagGACAGAtatgcagacatacagatagacagacagacagacaatggacagacagacagacagacatacagtactggcaataagtaacctaacatttttatctAGCGTATCGTATCATAGCGTATCGtatatcgtattgcgtatcatatatcgGACTGtttggtatcttatcttaattgtattgtatatcatattgcgtatcatatatcgtatggatggtatcttatcttaattgtatggtatcatcttttatcttatcctaTCCTACTTGGCATATTTATCGTATGGTATGATATCCTATCATAtggtatcctatcgtatccctgtcagcttacttattgccagtactgtacaaatagaaaggcagacagacaggcaaataggacagacatgcagacatacagatagacagacgtgCAGACAGACTACAAAGAGACGGTGTACACCACAGCAACATAAAAATGCAATCGgctgttgtttattttatcAATATTTTACGTCGTAACATGTTTAGTTCGTTCTCATCTGCTGAACATCGATTTAGTCGCTCAGTTCAATCCTCATACTGTGGAGGCTCTCAACAAGACAGTAGCGGAATGTAAAGCTTGTATAGCAAGACTGGAGGAAATCTGATGACAACAATTATTGGTAAGAAACTAAGTAGATACAGAAACTGCAAGAAAGATACAGAAATATAGCGTAACGCATAATAATATGATTGAAAACAAGAGCATGAGGTGATTGCTGTATTTCTTCATTTTGTTgcggagagaagaaagcacgAAAAGAAAAAAAcatgctttcttctcttctcctACTCTTTACCCATCATGTGCAAACAACAGTctggtgtactgtacacatgctaaCCATGTAGTAGTTGATATAATATCAGAAGTGCTCATTTGATGCTATGACACTGCATGTAGCACCAAGAGTCAAAAGCAGTGCTAAGATTGTAGTAATGCTTTGTCACACCCGTTACTAATTAACATGCACAGTAAAGGTATGTCAATATGTCAAAGCGAAGAATGACTGACTCTTACTGGCCAAGCTTTTAGTAGGTTTGGTGACTCTGGTCCTGATATGCAGACAGCCACTgtcgtacatacatacatacatacatacatacatacatgtatatacatacatacataaatactcTTTCAGTATGCGTGGCATATTGATGTACCTATACTTAGGGATGCCCAAGTTTGAAATGGTTGGTGCTGCAAATACAGGGCCAAACACGTAACTAGGCGCTGCACATATTTTGATTCATGTCAGCACCAACCATTTCAAACTTGGGCATCCCTAAGTATACAGGTAGATCAATATGTCAAAGCGAAGAACGATTGACTCCTACTGGCCAAGTAAAAGTCTGGTGACTCTGATGCAGACAGGGGCCGTCATACACTTTACCAGTCATACCTACATGTACTCTACCAGTATGTGTGAGACCTCCAGTGTCACATTGATTGAGTCAGTATGCGCAGCGCCAAGTAtgtttttgttgctgcaaaCCATTTCACTTGGGTGCCCCTGGATATTTCTGTGCATGACGGTTATGAATACAGTACACTACTGACATGATGTATAGGACCGAATGAGATGTAttcttgtattgtattgtattgtattgtattgacaTAATCCAATATAGTACATATTCTTCACTAATCTAAATTCTTAAATACAAAAGAAGACGTTGCCATAGCGTCTTCACAATATTGTTTATCATGTAAGAatatacaatacagtacatgAATAATAACAACTACGTACACCAACTGTATTCCATTATATACGATATGAATCTCGTCGTCTACTTGAACTCGTCTAGTAATGAATGATTCTTGATATTCTTGGCACTCGGTCGATCGTCCGGATGCTCAGCCAACAAACTGCATATTAATTCGTACtaatgacaaacagaaacaaggtTTACTTGCAGTTGGAATGGAACAATGTATGGCAGACTAGCTGCTCACCTCTTTGCGGTGCTTCCGTCTAAACGTGTCTGGTATGTGTTGAGTTCGAACTCTGCTGAGAGTCTATGAAATAAACAGATGAAACGACTAGGAAATATGGTCGTTGTGGTGCTCATACTTTGGCCCGTTCCATTTGAGTGGTGAACGGTGTGAGAAGTTCAAACAGGATAACACCCATTGAGTACACATCGACTTTCTCACAGTACGGTTGACCGGCAACCTGATAGGAAACAGAGAGACTGATTGTACATCATGGTTCAGCAGCAAGTGGACAGACGAAGAAATACATGCACCAGAACATAGACGGaaatgcttgtgtgtgtgtgtgtgtgtgtgtgcgcgtgtgtgtgtgtgtgtgcgtgtgtgtgtgcgtgcatgcaaacacacagtTGTCACAATGtgaatgcacacacagagagatgTCACAACAACTGAATCAAACCTGTTCTGGGCTCATGTAGAGTTCGGTACCAACATCACTAGTGATGTGTGCACTATCTACATTTGCATCGTAATCATCAAATTCTGAATACTGTAACGGCTCTCTTTTTGTCGCTGTCACAGTACAACCATATTAATAAGACATATTGGCAATAGACATATAACGTCTTACTTGTATTACATGATGGAGTCTTCGTGAGTGACTTGACCAGACCAAAGTCACTGACCTTTACTGAGCCATTGTGAGCAAACAAAATATTGCTTGGCTATAGAacaataatatcaataactatGAACAGTTCAACTGTTAAGCGACACTCAGCGAGATCCTAGCCTTCGATATTATCCAGAGCTTCTCAAATTAGAGAAGATCTGGAAAGGTTTAAAGGGAGATACAGACTGTAACACAGTAGACACACGACAAATGGTAGAAGACAGTTGATGGAGAGATAGTAGGCCTGCACATATGCTCATTTTAGCTTCCGTTATGCTATTCTGCACTGCTCACCCAATTATGCTCAAATTATGCTCACACAAGTGGACACAACTTGGCTCAAGtggcttgttaattaaaaagcaAAACAAAGTAAATTTACAACAAAACGAAACTACAAGCCAAACTGACTGAAGATGCTTAACTGTTTTTCAATTAATGTTTGTTATACTGTAACATCACTGCGGGTGCCTCGTGCAATCTCCGAGCTCTCTGCCATATTGCTGTAGCAGACTAGCAGTCGTGTGAGTATATGTGTTGCTCGTAAACCTTGCAATTATGCTCGCTTTTGCTCGATGCTTGTCAGTACAATTTAATGCCCGCCTAATATGCGCAGGGCTAAGAGATAGACATGTGAAGATGCTTCAACTGCTATGGGAGTGTTGTTAACAGAAATATTATGAAAAACCAGTGAGTGACTAGATACACAAGAGGTGAATAGAAATGGACTGACGCTCTAGAGTGCATAGTCTTGAAAATGTTTGTCTCAATACTTTCTGTCTGAGTAGGTAAGGTGTTACACCACTGCACACATCACACTATATAGGTGAGACAGACatgagagagaggagagagaagAGGGAGAGATAGAGATAGAAAGAGAGCAAATGGGAGGCAGGAGTGAAGAGTAGATATCCAGACCAGCAGTACGACTACAAGCATTGGTCATTACCTTTAGGTCACGATGCATCATTTCCTGAGCATGTACGTACTCAACAGCAGTGACAATCTCATGAAATATTTTGATAACACAAACGTATTCCCTGTTTATGCTATTGTGGGCAAGCCAGTCTTTCAGCGTTTCCTTGCATAATTCCATCTGTATGTAAAGAAATACGGGACCGCTCTCACTGTTTGTACGCAATAATCGATTTGATTCTGTGTCTTGTAGGTCACACTCATCATCCACATCCGTATCATCTTCAGATATTAGGCTGTTGTCAGTGAACGTGTTggctttgctgttttgttgagATTCGTCAGCAAATGTAATGAATGATGAGCCACCGCTCATTGATGCCAAGTAGCTGTTAGTAGGGACTTTGCTTTCTCTTTTTGTTAACTCATCACCGCTGTGACTGAATATTCTGTAAGAAATGTATTACGGAAATCATGATATGTGATGACGTCTAACAGATATATGGACTGACAGTgagcaggcaggcaagcaagaGACTGTTATACAGAGCGACAGACGGACaacgcatgcacgtgcacgcgcacacacacacacacacgcacgcacatgcacacacactttttCTGTCAGACTTTGAATCTTCAGTATGATTCCAAGCAGCTGGAGAACAATAttatggacatacagacagacagacagacagacaagcaggcaggcaggcagtaAATACTTACGTATCATCTGTATCAGTGGCCAGCGATCTGTAAGTAAATCCAATGGGTGGGCACTCCTCCCATGACGTGTAATATCGTATAATATGAGGATGGTCCAGCTTAGCCAACGCTTTAACTTCACGCAGAACTCTTTCTCTGGCTTCTGATCTATACAGGTGCCCATGCATTCTAACAACATGTCTAACGAGCTGCAGAAAAGGTTACTGACTTTCGAGGAAGGCGTATTCTCTTAACTGCATAACTGCAATCGTCCAGTGGCTTTTTAACATTGTACACCTCACCGAATCCGCCACGACCAAGTACACCAACGATTTCATAATCTCTTTCAAACCTGAAGACAAAGAGCTCAGAACGAGGAATGTGCAGTCTACACTGTATGACTGACATTGACACGAAGCTTTCTGAGTGTCTTGTATTTGAAGACACAGTCTCACCACTGCATTGCCTAAGTACACTGCCAACCTGCAAATGAGCACAACATAATGATTGTGAAAAAAAACATAAATGCAAACACCACAcatggtgtgcgtgtgtgtgtgtgtgtgtgtgtgtgtgtgtgtgtgtgtgtgtgtgtgtgtgcacgtgcacatgtagcaCATCAAGTGTAGCTACATGCAGCACATATGCTTATGTATATATTCACATGTCAGTTTCTCACCCCACTATCATCGAGCTCTCCTTCAACATCAACTGGCTCTGATTTCTGTCGTTTAACCTAACAAAATCACcaccaatatatatatatatatatatatatatatataccaattACAGCTCAGGTGTTATTCCAATACTAATAATAGCACAGACTGTATCATTACAATTCTTTTAGACTAAATACTATAGAGTGGTGCAGATTTACTAAGagtaaagcctggtttacaatatacCATTGACACTGATCTCAgcatcaaacttcaaagaggCCACCTCGACGGAgacggcatcctttgatgttgacgccgatgCTGACACTGAAGTTGGATTCATTCCTAtttcagcgtcaacgtcagcgtcatattgttaAAGAACTAAAGTGAAGGTGACTAACACAAGACAAGTGGCAGACCAAAGTACCATACAGCCAGATGTTTAGATATTGACTAGCAGAGCTCTACTAACCAAGACCGTGAATTATCATCAAGttacaaaacaacagacagtgaTGATCCTCGGGACCTGTAAATCGGCTGAGAGGTTGTTTAACCTTAGCCATTGTTCGGAGGCTACAGTGTGTGCTGGTTTGAATAGTCCATGCTTGGCAATATGTTTCGTATGTTAATCAACATGCAGCCTGTTGGCAAAGTCAAACAGTCTTAACGAATCAATCCGCTGACATTCATGATTCCAAGAGGACAATGTATAACTAAAATACTTTAAAATTAGTACCCACCACACGTTTCTTTGCATAGTGCCTGACTGCTGATATAAAGACTATGACGGTAAGAGCGAAAGACATATCCCTAAAACGACACACAATATACAATCAAATCACTACAGTACAGCTCACATCTACTGCACTACCAACCATAGACTTAGGTCCagcattctgtttgtcttgtatgCGTCAGTGTTGTTTTCAGCAATATCAGGGTGAGGCCACTCACACTGTAGGGGAATTTTTGGTCCATCACTGTACAGATACATCCCATCACCTAAAGCAACAAACATTACATTCATCCATCAACAGTTAACATTCTAGTAGAATCTATTGTCTTTAATCTCTACCTCCACAAAGGTTTTTAACAAATTACTCCATTCACTAGTAAATCTCAACATAACAAACCTTGTAAGTCATCTACTTCACAATAGACCGTCAATGCCGTAGTGTCTGGTACGTTGTCTGTCCGAGTAGAATACGTAGTCAATGCTGCAGGATCACCCCTTATGTGCACAGACAGCCGTTTAACCGACTCTCCAGGTAACGGTACTTGAACGGAAGCAGAAGGTGTAAGCGTTGAACTATGAACATACAGTTGACCATCATGTAAACCTATAAACGACACAC encodes the following:
- the LOC134194918 gene encoding eukaryotic translation initiation factor 2-alpha kinase-like, with the translated sequence MWRFFLHVTCLFCLCVVSITQECPRRGGSTTSSTSSSCLLLASTLDGKITALDRDGSIQWSVRPVAGPLLSSSLSTLESGANEPKLIPSLDGNIYHWKGNELKLLPVTADGLLSSPFQLPDGSLLVGSKEIMIARVNADSGEIVYLCSASGCHQNNVNVRDSSANVLIVRRIQRTVRAIVQRTGEERWNFTVGRYEIRISEGEGTEATTRTCFLGSPDWNLKVMGSEGVLTAIHGHDGNLLWSLQFSSPLSAVWSVDGTTLKTWPLYNEGTAVQPLNMGQSSIGQNSHPQFSPVTILGLHDGQLYVHSSTLTPSASVQVPLPGESVKRLSVHIRGDPAALTTYSTRTDNVPDTTALTVYCEVDDLQGDGMYLYSDGPKIPLQCEWPHPDIAENNTDAYKTNRMLDLSLWDMSFALTVIVFISAVRHYAKKRVVKRQKSEPVDVEGELDDSGVGSVLRQCSGETVSSNTRHSESFVSMFERDYEIVGVLGRGGFGEVYNVKKPLDDCSYAVKRIRLPRKSEARERVLREVKALAKLDHPHIIRYYTSWEECPPIGFTYRSLATDTDDTIFSHSGDELTKRESKVPTNSYLASMSGGSSFITFADESQQNSKANTFTDNSLISEDDTDVDDECDLQDTESNRLLRTNSESGPVFLYIQMELCKETLKDWLAHNSINREYVCVIKIFHEIVTAVEYVHAQEMMHRDLKPSNILFAHNGSVKVSDFGLVKSLTKTPSCNTTTKREPLQYSEFDDYDANVDSAHITSDVGTELYMSPEQVAGQPYCEKVDVYSMGVILFELLTPFTTQMERAKTLSRVRTQHIPDTFRRKHRKEYELICSLLAEHPDDRPSAKNIKNHSLLDEFK